GGAGTGGCTTCGACGTCTTCGGCGTCGCTCTCGGGACGCCGGCGGACGTGATTCGGGTCGAACGCGCGCCCGAAACGCGGATTACGGTCACCGGTGCCGGCAGCCAGTACATCCCGGAAGAGCCCGACCAGAACACCGTCGGTGCCGTCGCGGATGCCTTAGACGCCCCGGCCCACATCGAGATCGACAAGGGCGTCCGCCCCTCGTCGGGGCTGGGTTCGTCGGCTGCGAGTGCGGCCGGGGCCGCCGTCGCGCTGAACGCACTCTACGATCGGGGCCTCTCGCGCGAGGAACTCGTCCCCGTCGCCGCCGAAGGCGAAGCCCTCGTCTCGGGTGACGCCCACGCGGACAACGTCGCACCATCCCTGCTCGGCGGGTTCACGATCGTCACCGACGACGGCGTCACGCAGGTCGACGCGTCGATCCCCGTCGTCGTGTGCCTCCCCGAAACCACCGTTTCGACCCGCGACGCCCGCGACGTCGTTCCCGAAACCACCTCGATGACGGACGTGGTCGAAACCGTCGGGAACGCGGCCACCCTGACCGTCGGGATGACCCGCGACGACCCCGACCTCGTCGGCCGCGGGATGGACGACGGCGTCGTCACGCCCGAACGCGCCGCGCTCATCGACGGCTACGACGCCGTCTCCGAGGCGGCACTCGACGCCGGCGCGACCGGCGTCACCGTCAGCGGGGCCGGCCCGGGCGTGCTCGCGGTCTGTCACGCGGCCGATCGACGCGGAGTCGCGGCGGCGATGATCGACGCCTTCGACGACGCCGGCATCGAGAGTCGGGCCTACCAGACGGCCGTCAGCGACGGGGCGCGGCTGTATCGCGACTGATGGGGACCCCGACGGACGCCGGTCTCGCACTGCTCGCCCTCGCCGCGTTTCTCGGCGTGTCCCTCGTCGCCGGTGCCGAGTACTCGATCCCGTTCCTGTTCCTCGGCGCGGTCGGCACCGTCGTCTTCGAACTCCTGGCGTTTCGACGCGCGGACGCCGTTCGCCGGGTGTGGGAGCGCCGACCCGTCCAGGTCGCGTCGACCGCGGCCGCGCTCCTGATCGCGATCGTCGGCGGCGTCGTCGCCCCGTCTCGAGTGCTCTCCGCGGGCGTCGGTGCGCTGTGCACCTATCTGCTCTTCCTCGCGATCGTCTTCGCCCGCCGTCGGTACTGAACCGTTTCCGATCGTTTTCGACCGTTTGCAACCGATAAACGGCTCAACGAACACGAGGCTTATATCTAGGACGGAACTACAGTCGGGATACCGATGACGAACGACGACTCACTGTCGGTAGTACCGACCATCGACGACGAGCACGTTTCTCCATTCGTTCGGATCACGCTGATCGTCGCGGCCGGACTCGCCCTGCTCGGCCTGATCGCGCTCCTCCCGGGACTCGATCGGTTCCTGTCGGTGCTCCCGGTGGCCGTCGACGCCGTCCTGCTCGCCGGAGCGACGTATCTCGTCGCGGCCGGCCTCCTCGCGGCCGTCCCACCGATCGACCGACTCGTCCGGGACAGTCTCGAGGGGCCCGATCGAATCGTCGCGGACGCCGCCGCGAGTGCGAAGTACCTCACCGCGTTCGTCGCCGTCCTCGTCGCGTACCACGGCTTTCGGCCCGCGTTCGAGCCCGTGATCGCCGATCTCACCGCGTCCTGGGTCTATCACGCGGGGTTCCTGGTCACCGGGCTCGTCCCCATCGTGCTGATCGGTCGCCGACTCCGCCGGAGCCTGGATCCGGTCGCCGAACTGGTCACGGGGGCGCTCGTCCGGACCGCCGGAACCGACGGGGGCGATTCGAACGGGCGTCCACATCGCGAGTGACGATCTGATTCGAAGCGAGTTCTCATCGACGGTCGGAATCGTCCTCTTGATCGTCGATCGAGGAATCGAACTAACTCGACGCCGCCCGAATTTCTACGGTAGCTGTTCCCTATCACGGCGGTACGCGGTCCGTACCACCCGTAACTCGATCTATAACGATTACTGACGTTCACGAATCCCGAACGAAATGGGGCGGGTGGTCCGACGCGATCGACCTGACGACCGTCGATCCGACGAGACAGGGGAGTACAGTTCGGAGGGATCGGCGTCCGGGATCGGGAGCCGTGGCCAGGTCCACGTCCTCGGGATGGTTCTGCTCGTAGGAGCCGTCGCGGTCGCGAGCGTCGGAATCGTGCTCCTCGGCTCGACCGCGCTCGACACGCGGGAGACGGCGGTCGAAACCGAACGCGCCGAGGAATCGCTGCTCGAATTCACCCACGCCGCGGAGACGGCCGCCGTAACCGGGCAGCGATCGTCGTCCGTCTCCCTCGGCCCCTTCGATCACGGCTCCGTCGAGACGACTCCGGACGACGGCCGCGTGCGCGTCACGCACGTCACCGACTCCGAAGCGGTGCTGTACGACGCCTCGCTCGGCACGGTGGCGTACGTCGACGGCGATACCGAGATTGCCTACCAGGGC
The nucleotide sequence above comes from Halosolutus halophilus. Encoded proteins:
- a CDS encoding homoserine kinase, whose translation is MLSVRAPATSANLGSGFDVFGVALGTPADVIRVERAPETRITVTGAGSQYIPEEPDQNTVGAVADALDAPAHIEIDKGVRPSSGLGSSAASAAGAAVALNALYDRGLSREELVPVAAEGEALVSGDAHADNVAPSLLGGFTIVTDDGVTQVDASIPVVVCLPETTVSTRDARDVVPETTSMTDVVETVGNAATLTVGMTRDDPDLVGRGMDDGVVTPERAALIDGYDAVSEAALDAGATGVTVSGAGPGVLAVCHAADRRGVAAAMIDAFDDAGIESRAYQTAVSDGARLYRD